The sequence below is a genomic window from Drosophila bipectinata strain 14024-0381.07 unplaced genomic scaffold, DbipHiC1v2 scaffold_77, whole genome shotgun sequence.
ttttatttttaatatcatgTTGATGTTCAGTTGACTAGTGTTTATTATGAAGTAGATTGCGagggaaaaaagaaaaacctgGTGGCAGTTTAGATTCAGTTTTTATGTCTTACAGCTAGGGGGAGTATTTACATTAATGTGGGGGAGGGGGCTATTTACAGGGGAATAGGGTTATTGGCATGTGTTGTATATAAGGTGCCTTGGATCATCCATCACCAAATCACGATAGTAATTTTTGGCGATTGATTGATGTCGATGTTGGTGACGATCCAATGCCGACGACGATTGTTGCAACAACGGTGGCGGTGACGAtggcgtttttatttttgatttttttattaactgaGGAAAGTCCTCATCTGAatcatttgatttattatgTATACGTTTCCTAATAATGGGCATGTTGGATGTTATAATTGATTTATGTATATTATCATTATTgatattatcattattatcattttcatttaattggcTTTTCAATATTGTATTTTCAGTTCTCAATTGGTGCAGCTCATCGAGCAAGCCACCCAATTGATCTACATCCAATATGTCCATTAATTGGGCAGCCATATCATTGGTTTCTGTATTATGaactgatttttgtttttgtttttgcttcttcttaatattattattatcatattcATTTGTTTCCGAATCGGAAACTGAAGAGTTTGGTGAAAATATGCTTTTTATGCTATCTCTTTTATTGCTATTAATATTagtattgttattgttatttttaatattaatcttGTCATTTGGATTAGTATCATTTTGTGTTGTATGAttttgcagttgttgttgttgttgttgctgctgctgtcgttgacgcagctgctgctgctgctgctgctgtcgttgatgatgatgctgctgctgctgctgctgttgttgcagctgctgctgctggtgttgttgttgatgttgcatTTGTGATATGATATGTTGTTGGGGATGATTTGGTTCATTCATATAAATGAATGATGGTTGGTGTTGGGGATGAGATAATATAAGCTGAttagcttgttgttgttgttgttgctgttgctgttgctggagtTGCAACAATTGTAAATGTTGTtgatttgttattgttgctgttgctgttgttaatGGTGCcaatggtggtggtggcgggggtggtggtggcatCGGCATCGACAGCGGCAgcggttgctgttgctgttgctgttgattTTGATGATGTTGCCACcaaatttgttgttgttgctgctgttgttgctgttgcaacaATTGTGGCTGTTCTTGTTGATTTTGTTGATAATAACACCATTGTTgtcgatgttgttgttgctgttgaactagttgctgttttttatattgtatatattgtTGCTGCCATTGCTGTGGCGGCGGTGATGGTGACAATGTTAATAATTGTTCCAATGATGGTGATGTCGATATTGACAATGACGGTGACGGCGACTGTGACGGTGACGGTGACGGTGGCTGTGAACGTGATAATGGCATGGATGGTGCTGCCATTAACGTTGTCATTGCCGATGacgtcgttgtcgttgtcgtagccgttgtcgttgtcgttgccATTATTGTTGATGATGCTGTTATTAATTCTGATGTTGGTATATTTGATGATGCAGATGTTGtggtcaataaaaataattgattttgttgattttgttgttcATCATGTTGTTGTATTATGAGATATTGATATTGAATTGGATTATTTACAATATCAAttggtgtttgttgttgtaataatAATGGTGTTGATGTTGATGGATTaacataattattattattgttaataTTTGTGTTTGTAAAATTAGTGGTGGTGTTGGTATTGTTTGTAATAGTGGAAGTGAAAGAAGTGGTAAAAGTAGTGGCAGAAGTagtagtagtaatattattgataattgaatttttctcAATTATATCATCGATATTGATTATATTCGGATAAGAAATATCGGTTATGATGACAGTATTAGCATTATTATTATCGATGCTAGTGTTgtcgttattattattgttgttattattattgttattgttattgttattggcCGCAGCAgtgtttattgttgttgcagcaTATATGGCGGAAGTATCAATGTTGCCCACATcagtagtggtggtggtggtggtagtaGTAGCCACAACATTGATAGCAGCAAAGTTGCTGATGGCAGTGGTTGAGATTGAAGTAGGGGTGGTAATGGTGGTAATAGTAGGAGGAGTGGCATTGTCATTGGCAATGACGGCGTCAATGGCGATGGTGGTAGTGTTGCCAATGTCAGTGTCATTATTATTGGTGGTAGTGGCGGTGGTATCAGTGATATAATTATTATCAtcattatttatatttgatgagattttaaattttctatcattattattatcttTATCGTTGTCAATAGTTGttggtttaattttattattattattttttgtattttttgtattagtattagtatttttattattatttttgttgctattatttttattattatcatcatcattatcgtTGACGTCAGCAACGGCATGGATGTCTGCTGCCTTATAATGTTGAAGTTTAGCAGACAATACCGATGCTGGTGTCAATGATAAGGGTAgttgtttcttattttttggctgattgccttttttattatttttattatttgcatGATTTTTACTCATGATGtgatataatttaaaaagttttttatgaagaatttaagaaatataagaaatatatatatatatacaagaaagaaatgaaatgagagaaaaatatgaagaaaaatatatatattcaagtaaagagagaaaatatatatatattataataataataatttgtgTATAAgagatttttatatatatgtgtatataaatgaGATAAAGGGGCGAATAAACTCCTAGAAATATATaacctataaaaaaaaaatttaataaattttgtttgaCCCTAATGCTGTATAAATTTGGTGTCGATTGTGCTGGCAGAGGGAGATATGATGTGCATAAATGAATATGCGCAACATAATCTACATGCGCATGCACATATACATACACGTATATGTGTACAGTCCAATAGAATGCGCAATATTATTAAGGGGTgggatttgatttgatttgaatttaatttcatttgcaaaattatacaaatgttctaattcagctttttattctctctctaaacaaaaatcctttcttcttcttcgtcttcttcttcttcttcctttcgTTGGTTCTTCTTATTGATTCTTAGTTAAATAGTattagtatatattaaattattttagtaAAAGTAAATCAACAACTATTTAtagatatgtttttttttttttagaaaatttaagtttttgatctctttgctttttgttgttgcacaATCCGCTCTTCTTCACTATTCTTTATATACACACACGCGCGTGCAccgccacaacaacaacagggaCACTGAGAAcgcgcttaaaatttaaaaattcaaagctAACGtaatagtgtgtgtgtgtgtgtgcgtatgAGTGAAGGGGAAtggcttattattattaattattatcacttttttttgtgttgaaaTTTAGTTGGTTATTATTTAGGAACACTTGGATGTTCGCTCACcggtgtgttgttgttgttattcaGGATGCCACCAAttttggtggtggtggtggtaattatctatacctatatatatataggacCCTACCTTTTGCCTAACAATAGTGCCGTCTCCTTCTCCTTTCTCCTTTCTCCTTCGACTCCTTCACTACGCCTTCACGCCTTCCTTGTCTTCTTTATCTTTTGCCTCTTTTACTCGTTGATTTGTTggatttattgttgttgttgtttttataaatttttttgcactttttattgtttcaatattgttgtttttattatttttaatttttggtctattttgggactttttccactgtttttattgattgttACTTTTCCActactttttgatttttccactttttcactattttttaactttttcacCACTTTAGAGTTTTTAGGGTCGGATCGTCCAACTGTGACCAATTGTCAGGATCAAGTGACGACGACCACCCAAAAAGTAGTGTTGGGTTGCTCATGAGTGAGTGAACAAAAAAGAGTTGTTCACTCAACTGAGTGAGCGAACTGGTTCCTtcctttttgttcttttttgttCACTTGCTCATTTTTGTTCACTTGCTCATTTTTGCTCATTTTTGTTCACTTGTTCATTTTTGTTCACTTGTTCACTTGCTCCCTTGTTCATTTGTGCTTAGTTACTcttttttgcacattttgttCTCATTCAATAAGTACAGaatttaaaccaaaaatgGAATATTATGGATGGAATTCAATTATCCATGAAGGATTTcgttttactatttttaaatgccCAATGAAGGGAGCAAAAGTTTTGccacaaattaaaatgtaaaaatatcggtaagtttgaaaattaattatgaaaCATAATCTAATCATAATCATTGGCTTGGTAATTCACTGAGCAATGAGCAACTGAGCAATGAACAGTGAGCAAGTGAGCAACTGAGCAATGAACAGTGAGCAAGTGAGCAATATGAGTGAGTTGactcttttgaaaaaaaagaacaagtgAACATGTTCACCTAAAAGAGCAGTATTTACACAACACTACCAAAAAGCGCTTCTTATATACACTTGTTACCACAACCCTTTCAATTCTAAGAATCAAAGTCTAACGGTATTTCTAACGCTCGCTCTCGCTCTAACTCTTATTGGCAAATGTAAATACCCAAACCTGAAAACATTGCACTTGTCATTTAGTATGGCTAACTTAACGCGGAAGGAGCCACCGCTCTTTATACCGATTCAACGAGAATTCGAAGAGTTCGGAGCGATATGCTTTTCCCGCTCTTCGTAAACCCAATAGACGAAATGGCATGTCGTTCTATCTCCCTCTTTTCAACCCTCGGCGTTTCTGGTATATAAAGAGGTAGCGAAACGGGCAGCACGTTTATTGTGTTATTAGAGGCGCGAAGAGAacagtgaatttggaaattgaaatggctCGTACAAAGCAGACTGCTCGTAAATCGACTGGTGGCAAGGCCCCACGCAAACAACTGGCTACAAAGGCCGCACGTAAAAGTGCGCCAGCCACCGGAGGAGTAAAGAAGCCCCATCGCTATCGCCCCGGAACTGTGGCTCTCCGTGAGATCCGTCGCTACCAGAAGAGTACTGAGCTGTTGATCCGTAAACTGCCATTCCAGCGGTTGGTGCGTGAAATAGCTCAGGATTTCAAGACAGATTTGCGCTTCCAGAGCTCTGCTGTGATGGCTTTGCAGGAAGCtagctgaggaaaaccaaccagcccaaacaccgcaaaaaaacccaagccccctccaatctatattagggaaaaaagctcgagtgccctggtcaacaaaattgcgtcgttgatcgggaacggtgaaaactttcatgttgttccgcttatcaaagggaacatccatgaaacaaaggtgcaaaccaagactgaagagcacttccgaatagtgtcaaaatatctggacactgtacagaaaaactattacacgtaccagctgaaaagcagtaagggcctacaagtggtagtaaagggaatagaacctgatgttaccgccgaggaaataaaaaccacccttaaagaaaagggcttcgccgccaagaatgttattaacatagATAGAAAGCCACAACATAGATTAACATCATTATTAACATAGATAttagataaaaagccacaacccctcttcaaggtcgagctcgagcctgaaagcaggtcgctgaagaagaacgaagtccacccaatctacaacctgcaatatcttttgcatcggaaaatcactgttgaagagccacataaacgtaacggtccagtgcaatgcactaattgtcaagagtatggacacacaaggtcttactgcacacttcgggctgtctgtgtagtctgcggggacgcccacaagtccgcttgctgcactacaaacaaggacagtaccgtgaagaaatgtggaaactgcggaggcagccatacggcaaactatagaggatgtattgtgtataaggatttaaggagtcgcatgcgtcaagcgaccgcaacgcgcaaccaaaatccacagaatgcgtacgtttcgtcaaaaaccacgccagacgtcttcttcgccaaagctgcgagatcctcattcggtccactaaacaccaccaacggcttctcctatgccgatgctctacgatctggaagggaaattccaattcagcctaactctcaaagcgctcaacaggccccagaacagccacacagcaaaacggaaactatgatgcttaccctccaacaaagtatgatggagcttatgtcattcatgaaaacgaccatgcaaacgcttgttcaaaaccagaacatggtgatacagctgctcgtagcacaacagtccaaataatctatgcaggcgctacgaatatcaatgtggaacgccaatggtgtctcacggcataaactagaattgtcacaattcttgaccgaaaaccatattgacgttatgctactggtggaaacgcatcttacaagcaaatacaactttcatataagaggctacacaatctaccgcacagatcatccagatgggaaagcccacggcggaactggagttctaatcagagaacgaattaaacaccattttcacaaaaggtttgcaacaaacttcttgcaggccacatcgatacaaattcagtcaagcaacggaatcctttcaattgctgccgtttactgccctcctcgcttctcaatctcggaaggacaatttatggacttctacaattcacttggggatcgatttatagccgcaggagactacaacgccaaacatacgcactggggatcacgtctagtgactcccaaaggaagacaattgtacaatgcaattataaatgtgaaaaataaactggactacgtttcccctggaagtcccacatactggccaacagactcacgaaagctcccagaccttattgattttgcagtgacaaaaaacatacctcgcaatctaataagtgccaaagcagtctcggacttatcatcagaccactcgcctgtgcttctaacgcttcttcaaagcccagaaataaccgaacaccccttcagtctgacgacgacaaaaacaaactggctaaaatacaaaaagtacgtgagtgcccacatagaactcgccccggattttaacatggaatcggacatcgactacactacgagcgccctggaagaagtactcgttgcggcagctaaaatctctactcctcataggaaagaagtagaccgaaacaaacacttcaaatctaatcagcaaatcgaacagctcgtgcgagaaaagaggcgcacgcgtcgtgattggcaaaacagcagatcaccagcttcaaaacaacgccttaaggaagcaacccgatcactcgaccaggctcatcaccaacaggaagaaaatgcacagctgaggtacatccagaatctctcgccaacaagcacaaagtaccccctgtggagggcccacccaaatcttagtgccccaattgaaacgaccaccccgataagaaactcttcgggatgctgggctcgaagcaacgaagaccgagctgaaacattcgccacacatctccaaagtgtcttccagccaaacccagcctcaaattcattcctcctgccagtaattcagccagagtcctcccctcagccagccgcacctccattccggccgaacgaaatcgaaaaagtcataagagggctaaaaccaaaaaaggctcccggtgctgacctattgaccccaaagatgctgatcgaactaccaaaatgcgctatagaggtcgtctgcaaactatttaatggaatcattaatcttggctatttcccaaaaaagtggaagaaatccattattataatgataccgaagcctggaaaagaccacacaattccgtcatcatacagaccaataagccttctatcttgtttgtctaaactgtttgaaaaatgcttgttaactcgcataataccacatctggaagcttgcaatatcatcccggcacaccaatttggctttcgaagaaaccatggaaccatcgaacaagtgaacagattaacatccgaaatacgctcagccttcgaacaacgagaatactgcagcgctattttcctcgacgt
It includes:
- the LOC138927731 gene encoding myb-like protein Q encodes the protein MTLTLATLPPSPLTPSLPMTMPLLLLLPPLPPLLQSQPLPSATLLLSMLWLLLPPPPPLLIINNSIINNNGNDNDNGYDNDNDVIGNDNVNGSTIHAIITFTATVTVTVTVAVTVIVNIDITIIGTIINIQLVQQQQQHRQQWCYYQQNQQEQPQLLQQQQQQQQQQIWWQHHQNQQQQQQQPLPLSMPMPPPPPPPPPLAPLTTATATITNQQHLQLLQLQQQQQQQQQQQANQLILSHPQHQPSFIYMNEPNHPQQHIISQMQHQQQHQQQQLQQQQQQQQHHHQRQQQQQQQLRQRQQQQQQQQQLQNHTTQNDTNPNDKINIKNNNNNTNINSNKRDSIKSIFSPNSSVSDSETNEYDNNNIKKKQKQKQKSVHNTETNDMAAQLMDILDVDQLGGLLDELHQLRTENTILKSQLNENDNNDNINNDNIHKSIITSNMPIIRKRIHNKSNDSDEDFPQLIKKSKIKTPSSPPPLLQQSSSALDRHQHRHQSIAKNYYRDLVMDDPRHLIYNTCQ